A genome region from Gossypium hirsutum isolate 1008001.06 chromosome A04, Gossypium_hirsutum_v2.1, whole genome shotgun sequence includes the following:
- the LOC107892504 gene encoding uncharacterized protein — protein MKMKISAKIAIRCGRAMSKLFYKFPISTDPFKFCATQLLDDDDLGTMMEIWWSIGSVNPQPVELFAELADLEPVENVSPISQYREFDFDLNVGWTGQLECDGMSQIPKIPNYGGSSFSDPDVDEVPDDIDDEGPKEVEDVHSPSFCNPSHGIILRNEPGGNMLNVDPDAAHASEFPEYADIVPAHRLALNSQFNELFVGQQFENKADCVFAIKQYSMKLSIDYKVAKSTPTLYVGECWRADNMCGWRVHAAFIQMTQQWQIRKLEGRHICTIARMSQDHRKLDAKSICNCIMPLVKDSPIIPVSTLIADMQARFQYRVSYKKAWWAKQMAMQQLYGDWDESYNELQSWISAMVEYVPGTVVDLQTLPYRGPNGELKLGKRVFHRLFWTFDPCVMAFSHCKPVVEVDGTWLYGKYTQILLIAVAQNGNRNIEGSCCCNSAIGGSVEVSNLNAKNGVETSKTVRGRTRNISVVGQESRHGPMELISKIGGVSAGCSKHYGNEFPVLRDISTWEMQSPAFEMLSDRSLRRRVKGRPTITRIQNDMDVREQVDPKRCTICRTVGHNRSKCPHGNVYTGQSSRSKRN, from the exons atgaaaatgaagatcAGTGCGAAAATAGCTATCCGTTGTGGAAGGGCGATGTccaaattattttacaagtttccaATCTCTACAGATCCGTTCAAATTTTGTGCGACGCAACTGTTAGATGATGATGACTTGGGCACTATGATGGAAATATGGTGGTCCATTGGGAGTGTGAACCCCCAACCAGTTGaattatttgctgagttagcagACTTAGAGCCTGTTGAAAATGTTAGCCCAATAAGTCAATATCGCGAATTTGATTTTGATCTTAATGTTGGATGGACAGGCCAATTAGAATGCGATGGAATGTCGCAGATACCCAAAATTCCTAATTATGGTGGGAGTTC ATTTAGTGACCCCGATGTTGATGAGGTTCCGGACGATATCGATGATGAAGGCCCAAAGGAGGTTGAAGATGTTCACAGCCCTTCATTCTGTAACCCGAGTCATGGTATTATTTTACGAAATGAACCTGGGGGCAACATGTTGAACGTAGATCCAGATGCAGCGCATGCATCCGAGTTCCCTGAGTACGCTGATATAGTACCTGCTCATAGATTGGCGTTAAATTCACAGTTCAACGAGTTGTTCGTTGGGCAACAGTTCGAGAATAAGGCGGATTGTGTGTTTGCCATCAAACAATACAGCATGAAATTGTCGATTGATTACAAGGTTGCCAAATCTACACCGACATTATACGTTGGGGAATGTTGGAGAGCCGACAATATGTGTGGTTGGCGAGTTCATGCTGCATTTATACAGATGACTCAACAGTGGCAAATACGAAAATTAGAAGGGCGTCATATATGTACTATTGCACGCATGTCTCAAGACCACCGAAAATTGGATGCCAAAAGTATTTGCAACTGCATCATGCCACTGGTGAAAGATAGCCCAATCATTCCTGTGTCAACATTGATTGCAGACATGCAAGCTCGATTTCAGTACAGAGTGTCATACAAGAAAGCGTGGTGGGCGAAACAAATGGCCATGCAACAATTGTACGGAGACTGGGATGAGTCATACAATGAACTTCAGAGTTGGATTTCAGCAATGGTAGAGTATGTCCCAGGAACTGTCGTGGACTTGCAAACGTTGCCTTATAGAGGCCCTAATGGAGAATTGAAACTGGGAAAAAGAGTGTTTCATCGACTGTTCTGGACTTTCGATCCATGTGTTATGGCTTTCTCCCACTGCAAACCGGTAGTGGAAGTTGATGGAACATGGCTTTATGGAAAATACACGCAAATACTTCTGATTGCGGTTGCACAAAACGGTAATAGAAAT ATCGAAGGGTCTTGTTGCTGCAATTCGGCAATCGGAGGTTCCGTGGAG GTTAGCAACCTTAATGCCAAAAATGGGGTTGAAACAAGCAAAACAGTTAGAGGCAGGACACGT AATATATCAGTCGTTGGTCAGGAATCCCGCCACggtcctatggagttgatctccAAAATAGGCGGTGTGAGTGCGGGATGTTCCAAGCACTACG GTAATGAGTTCCCTGTATTAAGGGATATATCGACATGGGAAATGCAATCGCCTGCATTTGAGATGTTGTCTGATCGGTCACTACGTAGGAGAGTCAAAGGTAGACCGACAATAACGAGGATTCAAAACGACATGGATGTAAGAGAACAAGTCGATCCAAAGCGTTGCACCATATGTAGAACAGTTGGCCACAATCGGAGCAAATGTCCCCATGGAAACGTCTACACAGGCCAATCTTCACGGtctaaaagaaattaa
- the LOC107891102 gene encoding BURP domain-containing protein BNM2A, translated as MSMKSVSFSFHLLLLLLLVMHGDGSGTEEMADDLISKGTSVLRLHSMDHDRQTEDDGTTVQSRVDPLSHMDHMDLSVMVFFTLKDLKVGNSMPIYFRKKDSSKSPRFLPRQEADSIAFSLKELPNLLRLFSFSRDSPQAKAMEATLRECESQAIKGETKFCATSSESMLEFASSIFGSNTRFKTLATEHLTKSSTLFQNYTVLTTPEEIPAPMMVACHTVPYPYAVLYCHSQVTENRVFKVSLDGENGDKVTAVAVCHKDTTQWNRNHVSFRVLGIEPGTPGVCHFFPADNFVLVPDP; from the exons ATGAGCATGAAATCTGTTTCTTTCAGCTTTCatctccttcttcttctcctaCTTGTCATG CATGGCGATGGAAGTggaaccgaggagatggctgatgaTTTAATCTCCAAAGGGACCAGTGTTCTGAGGCTCCATAGCATGGATCATGATCGGCAAACTGAAGATGATGGCACTACAGTTCAATCAAGGGTAGATCCATTATCTCACATGGATCACATGGATCTATCAGTGATGGTGTTTTTCACCTTGAAAGATCTCAAAGTTGGGAACTCAATGCCGATCTATTTTCGTAAGAAAGACTCTTCAAAATCCCCTCGGTTTTTGCCTAGACAAGAAGCCGACTCCATTGCTTTCTCATTGAAAGAACTCCCTAACCTGCTTCGATTATTCTCTTTCTCGCGAGACTCTCCGCAGGCTAAAGCAATGGAAGCTACACTTAGAGAATGCGAAAGTCAAGCAATCAAAGGGGAGACCAAATTCTGCGCTACTTCTTCAGAATCCATGCTTGAATTTGCGAGCAGTATCTTCGGATCCAACACTCGTTTCAAGACCCTCGCAACGGAGCATCTTACCAAGTCAAGCACCCTTTTCCAAAACTATACTGTTTTAACAACACCAGAAGAGATACCAGCTCCGATGATGGTGGCTTGTCACACCGTGCCTTACCCTTATGCTGTCCTGTATTGCCATAGCCAAGTGACTGAAAACAGGGTGTTTAAGGTATCATTGGACGGTGAGAACGGAGATAAGGTGACCGCGGTGGCTGTTTGTCACAAGGATACTACGCAATGGAACCGTAACCACGTGTCGTTTCGTGTGTTGGGGATTGAGCCAGGAACGCCCGGTGTCTGCCATTTCTTCCCGGCGGATAACTTCGTTCTGGTTCCAGACCCTTGA